The proteins below come from a single Malus domestica chromosome 03, GDT2T_hap1 genomic window:
- the LOC103431620 gene encoding peptide-N4-(N-acetyl-beta-glucosaminyl)asparagine amidase A-like: MGSPLALLLLLLLLPLLLHQPLFSAANVHKLNLLRSELLSQPTPRNDAAPTLFFEVTKPIELPKTKPCTQHVLQHDFGYTYGKPPVFANYTPPSYCPSQSFSKIVLEWKATCKGRQFDRIFGVWLGGVELLRSCTAEPTQNGIVWIVEKDITRYSSLLQNNQTLAVYLGNLIDKTYTGIYHVNISIHFYPAEKNLNYNYEQNLENLDSGYHSWADLILPISRNLPLNDGLWFEIQNSTDTQLKEFEIPQNAYRAVLEVYVSFHENDEFWYSNPPNEYIAANNLSGTPGNGPFREVVVSLDGEVVGAVWPFTVIFTGGVYPLLWRPITAIGSFDLPSYDIEITPFLGKILDGKSHKFGFNVTNALNVWYVDANLHLWLDKQSTKTEGELSKHSSLPLVVSLVSDFKGLNGTFLTRAGRSVSSTGWVTSSYGNITTDAIQDFHYSNTMVMKNDGNTQIVNQIIHFNDTVHIRPPSSTVHSMSSNKIFSLYLYSDYLEQANDSYTFVTNVELGFIEKKSASAGSGFSNSSLRNLQNAEGNMVVKNNLVASGLGSTQQVYRFDSARSCYFRNISSSNYTILYDMVRLTCTTKPESNLDFGLSTLLPFGAQSNFPGPRFT; this comes from the coding sequence ATGGGCTCTCCGTtggccctcctcctcctcctcctcctcctccccctcctccttcaCCAACCACTCTTTTCTGCCGCCAATGTCCACAAACTCAACCTCCTCCGATCCGAGCTCCTCTCCCAGCCCACCCCTCGAAACGACGCCGCACCAACTCTCTTCTTCGAAGTAACCAAACCCATAGAACTCCCCAAAACCAAGCCCTGCACCCAGCACGTTCTCCAGCACGACTTCGGCTACACATACGGCAAACCTCCGGTCTTTGCTAACTACACCCCTCCCTCCTACTGCCCATCTCAATCATTTTCCAAAATTGTCCTCGAGTGGAAAGCCACCTGCAAAGGGAGGCAATTTGATCGGATTTTTGGGGTTTGGCtgggtggcgttgagcttctcAGGAGCTGCACGGCTGAGCCGACGCAGAATGGGATTGTTTGGATTGTCGAGAAGGACATCACAAGGTACTCTTCTTTGCTTCAGAACAATCAAACACTAGCTGTTTATCTTGGGAATTTGATAGATAAAACATACACTGGGATTTACCATGTGAATATTAGCATCCATTTTTACCCTGCTGAGAAGAATTTGAATTATAATTATGAGcaaaatttggaaaatttgGATTCTGGGTACCATTCTTGGGCGGATTTGATCTTGCCCATTTCGAGAAATCTTCCTTTGAATGATGGGTTGTGGTTTGAAATCCAGAATTCGACCGATACACAGTTGAAGGAATTTGAGATTCCACAGAATGCTTATAGGGCTGTGTTGGAGGTGTATGTTTCATTTCATGAGAATGATGAGTTTTGGTATTCAAATCCTCCGAATGAGTACATTGCTGCAAACAATCTTAGCGGTACGCCTGGAAACGGGCCTTTTAGGGAGGTTGTGGTGAGTTTAGATGGTGAGGTTGTTGGTGCAGTCTGGCCTTTTACTGTGATTTTCACCGGAGGGGTCTATCCGCTCCTGTGGAGACCAATTACTGCGATTGGCTCATTCGATCTCCCTTCTTATGATATTGAAATCACTCCCTTTTTAGGGAAGATATTGGATGGGAAGAGCCACAAGTTTGGTTTTAATGTTACAAATGCCTTAAATGTTTGGTATGTTGACGCGAATTTGCATCTTTGGTTGGACAAGCAGAGCACGAAAACTGAAGGAGAGCTTTCAAAGCATAGTAGCTTGCCCCTTGTTGTTTCATTGGTTTCAGATTTCAAGGGTTTAAATGGCACATTTTTGACAAGGGCCGGCAGGTCCGTGTCATCGACTGGATGGGTGACGTCCTCCTACGGGAATATCACAACTGATGCGATTCAAGACTTCCATTACAGTAATACAATGGTCATGAAGAATGATGGTAATACGCAGATAGTGAATCAGATCATCCATTTCAATGATACAGTTCATATCAGGCCGCCATCCTCCACTGTTCACTCAATGTCATCAAACAAAATTTTTTCTCTTTACTTGTACAGTGACTACTTGGAACAAGCAAATGATTCATATACATTCGTTACAAATGTCGAATTGGGATTTATTGAGAAGAAGTCTGCAAGTGCTGGTTCAGGATTCTCCAACAGCTCTCTCAGAAATCTGCAGAATGCCGAGGGTAATATGGTTGTAAAAAACAATTTGGTAGCTAGTGGATTGGGGAGTACACAGCAAGTGTATAGATTCGATAGTGCCAGATCTTGTTACTTCAGAAACATAAGCAGCTCAAACTACACCATACTCTATGATATGGTGAGGCTTACGTGCACCACAAAACCGGAGTCTAATTTGGATTTTGGCTTAAGCACACTGTTGCCTTTTGGTGCTCAAAGTAACTTTCCTGGTCCCCGATTTACTTGA
- the LOC139194535 gene encoding uncharacterized protein produces MASPLALVLLFLLHHPLFSTANVHKLNLLRPELLSQPTPQNDAAPTLFFEVTKPIELPKTKPCTQLVLQHDFGYTYGKAPVFANYSPPSYCPSQSFSKIVLEWKATCKGRQFDRIFGVWLGGVELLRSCTAEPTQNGIVWIVEKDITRYYSLLQNDQTLAVYLGNLIDKTYTGIYHVNISILFYPAEKILNHNYEQKLGNLENLNSGYHSWADLILPISRNLPLNDGLWFEIQNSTDTQLKEFEIPQNAYRAVLEVFVSFHENDESWYSNAPNEYIAANNLSTPGNGPFREVVVSLDGEVVGAVWPFTVIFTGGVNPLLWRPITAIGSYDLPSYDIEITPFLGKILDGKSHTFGFNVTNALNVWFVDANLHLWLDKQSTKTEGELSKHSSLPLVVSLVSDFKGLNGTFLTRARRSVSSTGWVKSSYGNITTDAIQDFHYSNTMVMKNGGDTQIVNQIIHFNNTVHITPPSSSIHSVSSNKTFPLYLYTDYLEQANETYKLGTNVELGFIEKKSASAGSQFSNSSLRNLQNGEGYMVVKNNLVVSGLGSTQQLYRYDGGKSCYFRNISSSNYTILYDKVRLTCTTKSESNLALFSAAYVHKLNLLRSELLSQPTPRNDAAPTLFFEVTKPIELPKTKPCTQHVLQHDFGYTYGKPPVFANYTPSSYCPSQSFSKIVLEWKATCRGRQYDRIFGVWLGGVELLRSCTAEPTQNGIVWIVEKDVTRYYSLLQNNQTLAVYLGNLVNETYTGIYHVNISIHFYPAESEKNLKYNYEQNLVNLDSGYHSWADLILPISRNLPLNDGLWFEIQNSTDTQLKEFEIPQNAYRAVLEVYVSFHENDEFWYSNLPNEYIAANNLSGTPGNGPFREVVVSLDGEVVGAVWPFTVIFTGGVNPLLWRPITAIGSFDLPSYDIEITPFLGKILDGKSHKFGFNVTNALNVWYVDANLHLWLDKQSTKTEGELSKHSSLPLVVSLVSDFRGLNGTFFTMAGRSVSSTGWVKSSYGNITTDAIQNFYYSNTMVMKNDGNTQIVNQIIHFNDTVNIRPPSSSIHSMSSNKTFPLYLYTDYLEQANESYTFIKNVELGFIEKKSASAGSRFSNSSLRNLQNAEVIIVVKNNLLVRGLGSTQQVYRFDGPQSCYFRNISSSNYTILYDKVRLTCTKKPESNLDFGLSRLWPFGAQRNFPGPVFT; encoded by the exons ATGGCCTCTCCGTTGGCCCtcgtcctcctcttcctcctccaccACCCACTCTTTTCCACCGCCAATGTCCACAAACTCAACCTTCTCCGACCGGAGCTCCTTTCCCAACCCACCCCTCAAAATGACGCCGCACCAACTCTCTTCTTCGAAGTAACCAAACCCATAGAACTCCCCAAAACCAAGCCCTGCACCCAGCTCGTTCTCCAGCACGACTTCGGCTACACATACGGCAAAGCTCCAGTCTTTGCTAACTACTCCCCTCCCTCGTACTGCCCATCTCAATCATTTTCCAAAATTGTCCTCGAGTGGAAAGCCACCTGCAAAGGGAGGCAATTTGATCGGATTTTCGGGGTTTGGCTCGGAGGCGTTGAGCTTCTCAGGAGCTGCACGGCTGAGCCGACGCAGAATGGGATTGTTTGGATTGTCGAGAAGGACATTACAAGGTACTATTCTTTGCTTCAGAACGATCAAACACTAGCTGTTTATCTTGGGAATTTGATAGATAAAACGTATACTGGGATTTACCATGTGAATATTAGCATCCTGTTTTACCCTGCTGAGAAGATTTTGAATCATAATTATGAGCAAAAgttgggaaatttggaaaatttgAATTCTGGGTACCATTCTTGGGCGGATTTGATCTTGCCCATTTCGAGAAATCTGCCTTTGAATGATGGGTTGTGGTTTGAAATCCAGAATTCGACTGATACACAGTTGAAGGAATTTGAGATTCCGCAGAATGCTTATAGGGCTGTGTTGGAGGTGTTTGTTTCATTTCATGAGAACGATGAATCTTGGTATTCAAATGCTCCGAATGAGTACATTGCTGCAAACAATCTTAGCACGCCTGGAAACGGGCCTTTTAGGGAGGTTGTGGTGAGTTTAGATGGTGAGGTTGTTGGTGCAGTCTGGCCTTTTACTGTGATTTTCACTGGAGGGGTCAATCCGCTCCTGTGGAGACCTATTACTGCGATTGGCTCATACGATCTCCCTTCTTATGATATTGAAATCACACCCTTTTTAGGGAAGATATTGGACGGGAAGAGCCACACGTTTGGTTTTAATGTTACAAATGCCTTGAATGTTTGGTTCGTTGACGCGAATTTGCATCTTTGGTTGGACAAGCAGAGCACGAAAACTGAAGGAGAGCTTTCGAAGCATAGTAGCTTGCCCCTTGTTGTTTCATTGGTTTCGGATTTCAAGGGTTTAAATGGCACATTTTTGACAAGGGCCCGCAGGTCTGTGTCATCAACTGGATGGGTGAAGTCCTCCTATGGGAATATCACAACTGATGCGATTCAAGACTTCCATTACAGTAATACAATGGTCATGAAGAATGGTGGGGATACGCAGATAGTGAATCAGATCATCCATTTCAACAATACAGTTCATATCACGCCGCCATCCTCCAGTATTCACTCAGTgtcatcaaacaaaacatttcctctttacttgtacaCTGACTACTTGGAACAAGCAAATGAAACATATAAGTTGGGTACAAATGTCGAACTGGGATTTATTGAGAAGAAGTCTGCAAGTGCTGGTTCACAATTCTCGAACAGCTCTCTCAGAAATCTGCAGAATGGCGAAGGTTATATGGTTGTAAAAAACAATTTGGTAGTTAGTGGATTGGGGAGTACACAGCAACTGTATAGATACGATGGTGGGAAGTCCTGTTACTTCAGAAACATAAGCAGCTCAAACTACACCATACTCTATGATAAGGTGAGGCTTACGTGCACCACAAAATCGGAGTCTAATTTGG CGCTCTTTTCTGCCGCCTATGTCCACAAACTCAACCTCCTCCGATCCGAGCTCCTCTCCCAGCCCACTCCTCGAAACGACGCCGCACCAACTCTCTTCTTCGAAGTAACCAAACCCATAGAACTCCCCAAAACCAAGCCCTGCACCCAGCACGTTCTCCAGCACGACTTCGGCTACACATACGGCAAACCTCCGGTTTTTGCTAACTACACCCCTTCCTCGTACTGCCCATCTCAATCATTTTCCAAAATTGTCCTCGAGTGGAAAGCCACCTGCAGAGGGAGGCAATATGATCGGATTTTCGGGGTTTGGCTCGGCGGCGTTGAGCTTCTCAGGAGCTGCACGGCGGAGCCGACGCAGAATGGGATTGTTTGGATTGTCGAGAAGGACGTCACAAGGTACTATTCTTTGCTTCAGAACAATCAAACACTAGCTGTTTATCTTGGGAATTTGGTAAATGAAACATATACTGGGATTTACCATGTGAATATTAGCATCCATTTTTACCCTGCTGAGAGTGAGAAGAATTTGAAATATAACTATGAGCAAAATTTGGTAAATTTGGATTCTGGGTACCATTCTTGGGCGGATTTGATCTTGCCCATTTCGAGAAATCTGCCTTTGAATGATGGGTTGTGGTTTGAAATCCAGAATTCGACCGATACACAGTTGAAGGAATTTGAGATTCCGCAGAATGCTTATAGGGCTGTGTTGGAGGTGTATGTTTCGTTTCATGAGAATGATGAGTTTTGGTATTCAAATCTTCCGAATGAGTACATTGCTGCAAACAATCTTAGCGGTACGCCTGGAAATGGGCCTTTTAGGGAGGTTGTGGTGAGTTTAGATGGTGAGGTTGTTGGTGCAGTCTGGCCTTTTACTGTGATTTTCACTGGAGGGGTCAATCCGCTCCTGTGGAGACCAATTACTGCAATTGGCTCGTTCGATCTCCCTTCTTATGATATTGAAATCACTCCCTTTTTAGGGAAGATATTGGATGGGAAGAGCCACAAGTTTGGTTTTAATGTTACAAATGCCTTGAATGTTTGGTATGTTGATGCGAATTTGCATCTTTGGTTGGACAAGCAGAGCACGAAAACTGAAGGAGAGCTTTCAAAGCATAGTAGCTTGCCCCTTGTTGTTTCATTGGTTTCGGATTTCAGGGGTTTAAATGGCACATTTTTTACTATGGCCGGCAGGTCTGTGTCATCGACTGGATGGGTGAAGTCCTCCTATGGGAATATCACAACTGATGCAATACAAAACTTCTATTACAGTAATACAATGGTCATGAAGAATGATGGTAATACACAGATAGTGAATCAGATCATCCATTTCAACGATACAGTCAATATCAGGCCGCCATCCTCCAGTATTCACTCAATgtcatcaaacaaaacatttcctctttacttgtacaCTGACTACTTGGAACAAGcaaatgaatcatatacatTCATTAAAAATGTCGAATTGGGATTTATTGAGAAGAAGTCTGCAAGTGCTGGTTCACGATTCTCCAACAGCTCTCTTCGAAATCTGCAGAATGCCGAGGTTATTATCGTTGTGAAAAACAATCTGCTAGTTAGGGGATTGGGGAGTACACAGCAAGTGTATAGATTCGATGGTCCCCAATCTTGTTATTTCAGAAACATAAGCAGCTCAAACTACACCATACTCTATGATAAGGTGAGGCTTACATGCACCAAAAAACCGGAGTCTAATTTGGATTTTGGCTTAAGCAGGCTGTGGCCTTTTGGTGCTCAAAGGAACTTTCCTGGTCCCGTATTTACTTGA
- the LOC103444882 gene encoding uncharacterized protein produces the protein MAKRTHTTELGSIACEELGELGAGKEGWLVDNPNLLCALDTHSIALANRSVIVVLGWSESDGTRLKIRPVLSPIEAEFVTAVEWLVFDEIRVVVAGTSSGYLLFFSLGGDLIHRQMVYPVRIIRLRVRGTKRDLTHETSSEEVCVVMPGMVARFDGLDIQNMLHQWFQDTQSRFWDQTPKKRGSDDFGHSYGKLPYQLWSVSKYGTCADAAITGIMPPPLMEIQSSEHYYCGITVGEDAVISAFRLSEDKNRSLVGAILSRVVPATFSTIASLSKMIWRSDQGSPKKSEEKPQPFARASPLTCLKDFPRKGEKLTLSPSGTLAAITDSLGRILLLDTQALVIVRLWKGYRDASCLFMEMLVKKDTAASSSRYYEPTKSDYCLCLAIHAPRKGIVEIWQMRTGPRLRAFQCAKGSKILQPTYRFGSSLASPYVPLEVFLLNGDSGQISVLNRTL, from the exons ATGGCGAAGCGAACTCATACGACAGAGCTGGGCAGCATAGCCTGCGAGGAGCTCGGCGAGCTAGGCGCGGGAAAGGAAGGCTGGCTCGTCGACAACCCCAACCTCCTCTGCGCCCTCGACACCCACTCGATCGCGCTTGCCAACCGGTCCGTTATTGTGGTTCTCGGTTGGTCCGAATCCGACGGGACCCGGCTCAAGATCCGACCTGTATTGTCCCCGATAGAGGCGGAGTTCGTCACGGCGGTGGAGTGGTTGGTGTTTGACGAGATAAGGGTGGTTGTTGCCGGGACTTCGTCTGGGTATCTCCTCTTTTTCTCTTTGGGTGGCGATTTGATTCATAGACAG ATGGTGTATCCTGTGCGGATTATAAGGTTGAGGGTCCGTGGAACTAAGAGAGACTTGACCCATGAAACATCCTCAGAGGAGGTTTGTGTTGTTATGCCTGGCATGGTTGCTCGTTTTGATGGCTTGGATATTCAG AATATGCTGCACCAGTGGTTTCAAGATACACAGTCTCGGTTTTGGGATCAAACACCCAAAAAGCGAGGCTCAGATGATTTTGGACATTCCTATGGTAAATTACCTTACCAGTTATGGAGTGTCAGCAAGTATGGTACTTGTGCTGATGCAGCAATTACTGGCATTATGCCTCCGCCACTGATGGAAATCCAG TCAAGCGAACATTATTACTGTGGAATCACTGTTGGAGAGGATGCCGTGATTTCAGCCTTCAG GCTTTCGGAAGACAAAAATAGGTCTTTGGTCGGAGCAATCTTATCTAGAGTTGTGCCTGCAACATTTTCGACAATTGCTTCATTATCAAAAATGATTTGGCGGAGTGACCAGGGTTCTCCTAAAAAATCAGAGGAGAAACCTCAACCATTTGCACGAG CTTCACCATTGACATGTTTGAAGGATTTCCCGAGAAAGGGTGAGAAGCTTACCTTATCACCTAGTGGCACATTGGCTGCGATTACAGATTCACTTGGTCGTATATTGCTCTTAGATACTCAAGCACTCGTGATAGTGCGGCTGTGGAAG GGATATCGGGATGCTAGTTGCCTATTCATGGAGATGCTCGTCAAAAAAGATACTGCAGCTTCCAGTTCTAGGTATTATGAACCCACGAAGAGTGATTACTGCCTGTGTTTGGCTATTCATGCCCCTCGAAAAGGAATTGTCGAG ATTTGGCAGATGAGAACCGGACCAAGGCTTCGAGCGTTTCAGTGTGCCAAAGGTAGCAAAATACTGCAACCTACGTACAGATTTGGTTCGTCGCTCGCCTCTCCTTATGTTCCGTTGGAGGTTTTCTTATTGAATGGCGACTCTGGTCAAATATCAGTTTTGAATCGAACTCTCTAA
- the LOC103444881 gene encoding uncharacterized protein: protein MLSQDPSLSKTLNPSLFLLTPFSNPLRKTLTLKPLTVAPKTLSINSSSQFPLNSDPNFTFSRQIPHLRRDLRLFAGRSKKKAGGGPSPGRIEGNADSRREVRENARRKSKRLAESNFYRLKNQSRKYADNFTEDELQQIGLGYDRMVRFMEKDDPNLRHPHDWYKYGEFGPYSWRGVVVGQPVRGRFTDERVTIIGEVKDQEEWEKIEQFEMSQDFGKRLGQLDRSKGRKYFWVFVRHPRWRLSDFPWQQWTLVCEVVVEGEKQRLDKWSLMGRLGNLTRSLITKCAAWFRPDIIYVKRPVYQCRFEPQDDFFKVLTPFLDPKTEEDYLFELEKADGSVEMCTYFGGLCKIVKVNQKAFVDDVVKGYEKLSDEEKSRCLGFLLKNHPVQLLHPYTKEWKAKLEEWELGCDAPDGDDEGSGINVAEKEFTEWVEDDEVDNEEDNVVMELEDGGESEFEVDDEEEGDGDDELGVDAEELSEEEDEKYWEEEFEKAVSSSDAMEKLAKQSVEATTEYYKKQLRTMEGNKNRNLEDDEDGDGDEIVMRGKRPTVSAEEWKVAGYGPWRKRIKKSKIPPQLFLRAAVRPFTYRNLVKEIVLTRHGIVDGDF, encoded by the coding sequence ATGCTGAGTCAagacccctctctctctaaaaccctaaacccctctctcttcctcctcacGCCATTCTCCAATCCTCTCcgcaaaaccctaaccctaaagcCCCTCACCGTGGCCCCCAAAACCCTCTCCATTAACTCATCCTCCCAATTCCCGCTAAATTCCGACCCCAATTTCACATTTTCCCGCCAAATTCCCCATCTACGGCGGGACCTCCGCTTGTTCGCCGGCCGGAGCAAGAAGAAGGCCGGAGGCGGACCGTCCCCGGGCCGAATCGAGGGTAACGCGGATTCTCGCCGGGAGGTGAGGGAAAATGCTCGCAGGAAAAGCAAAAGGCTCGCCGAGTCCAATTTCTATAGGCTCAAGAACCAGAGCCGGAAGTACGCCGATAACTTCACCGAGGACGAGCTCCAGCAAATCGGGCTCGGGTATGACCGGATGGTCCGGTTCATGGAGAAGGACGACCCCAATTTGCGCCACCCGCATGACTGGTACAAGTACGGAGAATTCGGGCCGTATTCCTGGCGCGGGGTAGTCGTTGGCCAACCGGTCCGCGGAAGGTTTACCGACGAGAGGGTGACGATTATTGGGGAAGTAAAGGACCAGGAGGAGTGGGAAAAGATTGAGCAATTTGAGATGAGCCAAGATTTTGGGAAGAGATTGGGGCAATTGGATAGAAGCAAAGGGAGGAAGTACTTTTGGGTGTTTGTGAGGCACCCGAGGTGGCGGCTTTCGGATTTTCCGTGGCAGCAGTGGACTTTGGTGTGTGAGGTGGTGGTGGAAGGCGAAAAGCAGAGGCTGGACAAATGGAGTTTGATGGGCAGGCTTGGGAATTTGACTAGATCTTTGATAACAAAGTGTGCAGCTTGGTTTAGACCCGATATTATATACGTGAAGAGGCCAGTTTATCAGTGCAGGTTCGAGCCTCAGGACGATTTTTTCAAGGTGTTGACCCCGTTTCTTGATCCAAAAACGGAGGAGGATTACTTGTTTGAGCTCGAGAAAGCTGATGGGAGTGTTGAAATGTGCACTTACTTTGGTGGGTTGTGTAAGATTGTGAAGGTGAATCAGAAGGCGTTTGTGGATGATGTGGTGAAGGGTTATGAGAAGTTGAGTGATGAGGAGAAGTCAAGGTGTTTGGGGTTTTTGCTGAAGAATCATCCGGTTCAGTTGTTGCATCCGTATACGAAGGAGTGGAAGGCCAAGTTGGAGGAGTGGGAGTTGGGTTGTGATGCGCCGGATGGTGATGATGAGGGCAGCGGCATCAATGTGGCCGAGAAGGAGTTTACGGAGTGGGTTGAGGATGACGAGGTTGATAATGAGGAGGATAATGTTGTTATGGAACTGGAAGATGGTGGTGAGAGTGAATTTGAGGTTGATGATGAGGAGGAAGGTGATGGAGACGATGAATTGGGAGTTGACGCGGAAGAGTTGAGTGAAGAAGAGGATGAGAAGTACTGGGAGGAGGAGTTTGAAAAGGCGGTGAGTAGCTCGGATGCAATGGAAAAGCTAGCAAAACAGAGTGTAGAGGCAACTACGGAGTACTATAAGAAGCAATTGAGGACAATGGAAGGGAACAAAAATCGAAACTTGGAGGACGACgaagatggtgatggtgatgaaaTCGTCATGAGGGGAAAACGACCGACAGTGAGTGCTGAAGAATGGAAGGTTGCTGGGTATGGTCCATGGAGGAAAAGGATCAAGAAGAGTAAGATTCCTCCGCAACTGTTTTTGCGAGCAGCGGTTCGACCCTTCACTTACAGAAATCTTGTGAAGGAGATAGTTTTGACTAGGCATGGAATTGTGGATGGAGATTTTTga
- the LOC103444880 gene encoding tubby-like F-box protein 7 yields the protein MSLRKAFLSRKFSKSFRELFRDEDQARGGDDRVSRDSAELDRVADCPDSSSSSWSAMLPELLGEIIRRVESSEDKWPHRQNVVACACVCKRWRDITKEIARSPSYSGKITFPSCLKQPGPRDFTHQCLIKRNKKTSTFYLYLALTQSFTDKGKFLLAARRYRHGSHNEYIISLDADDISQGSNAYVGKLSSDFLGTNFTIYDSQPPHSGAKPASSRSTRRFASKQISPQVPAGNFEVGQVSYKFNLLKSRGPRRMICPLNCPPSDETAIEKPMDKCKLKKTASTSYGYTVLRNKAPRWHDQLQCWCLNFHGRVTVASVKNFQLVATGDPSQPGGKGDEETVLQFGKVGDDTFTMDYRQPLSAFQAFAICLTSFGTKLACE from the exons ATGTCTCTTCGGAAAGCCTTTCTCTCCCGGAAATTCTCCAAATCCTTCAGGGAATTGTTCCGCGACGAGGATCAGGCGCGTGGGGGGGACGACCGAGTCTCCCGAGACTCGGCCGAGTTGGACCGCGTTGCGGACTGCCCCGACTCGTCGTCGTCTTCGTGGTCGGCTATGCTCCCGGAGCTCCTTGGCGAGATCATACGGAGAGTGGAGTCTAGCGAGGACAAATGGCCTCACCGCCAAAACGTGGTCGCTTGTGCCTGTGTCTGCAAGCGGTGGAGGGATATCACCAAGGAGATCGCGCGGTCGCCGTCGTACAGTGGAAAAATCACCTTCCCTTCGTGCCTTAAACAG CCAGGGCCACGCGATTTTACCCACCAATGTCTAATAAAACGAAACAAGAAGACCTCAACATTTTACCTTTATCTAGCACTTACCCAAT CATTCACTGATAAGGGAAAGTTTCTTTTAGCTGCACGGAGATATAGGCATGGCTCACACAACGAGTATATAATATCACTTGATGCTGATGACATATCCCAAGGAAGCAATGCTTATGTGGGAAAATTAAG CTCGGATTTTCTGGGCACCAATTTTACAATCTATGATAGCCAGCCACCGCATAGTGGTGCAAAGCCTGCAAGCAGTAGGTCTACCCGTCGTTTTGCAAGCAAGCAAATAAGCCCCCAAGTTCCGGCAGGCAACTTTGAAGTTGGGCAGGTCTCTTACAAATTCAACCTTCTAAAATCAAGAGGTCCAAGAAGGATGATTTGCCCTCTTAATTGCCCACCATCAGATGAAACTGCCATTGAAAAACCCATGGACAAATGTAAGTTGAAGAAAACAGCTTCTACCAGTTATGGCTACACCGTCTTGAGGAACAAAGCTCCAAGATGGCATGATCAGTTGCAGTGCTGGTGTTTGAATTTCCATGGTCGGGTCACGGTGGCATCAGTAAAGAACTTTCAACTCGTTGCAACTGGGGACCCAAGCCAGCCAGGAGGTAAAGGAGACGAAGAAACGGTTCTTCAGTTCGGGAAAGTGGGTGATGATACATTTACCATGGATTATAGGCAGCCCTTGTCAGCCTTCCAGGCATTTGCTATTTGCCTTACCAGCTTTGGCACCAAACTGGCTTGTGAGTAA